Genomic segment of Salvia splendens isolate huo1 chromosome 12, SspV2, whole genome shotgun sequence:
AATCGCCACCTCTTATtattaataacttaattataatctcGGTGAACTCTACAAATTTTTAAACAATTCTACACATTGTCTTATAAAAATCAGATTTAGTTTGTTACATGAAACGATACTTACATGGAGTATTTGATTTTATGCATATGATACCATAAAAAGAAGCATTGCCAATCTATTTGACCACATCTACAATTTGAAGATTAgataaatggagtagtattttcttGAGGAGGGTTGCCCATGTGAGGCAGCTCCAACATCTAGAAAtgtttattattttcatatggTCAAGGTCACatcaaattatataaaaatacgACAAAGAAGGAATATAAATCTTTCACaatctaaaattaaataatagaaagaataaaatttagaaTAAAGGATGCTTAATTAGTCATCTTTGCACTCCAATCTAACAGAAGAAAACAAAACATTTACTAGtgattttttagttttattaggCATCCTAGCTGATTGGTCAACCGTCAACCCATCCCTTCATCATTTTATGCTGTCCAAGTTTAAtctcaattttaaataaattaattagaataactaaaataatattgTTGGTAAGCTTGATTCAATCACAATTTACTATAGATCGAGAGTGAAAGATAAATTTCATATGGAAATGAAAAATTATACGAAACATTAAGCGTACTTTCATATTGTAACCAcacaaatatttttataaagagAAATAGAAGATTTATGCCACATGCACATAGATTTTATGTGGGAGGATAATATTCTAAATATCCAAATAATTGTATTTAGTCCAGAATGTCATATTATGACGTTATTTTATTAGGATTTGTTCTATAGGCTCATATCTAACCTTCCTTGATTTATAAGGAGACAAGAAATCATGTTTGGACGATGAACCATGTTTCCTTGACTAGCTAGAGTGTGATTAACCATACCTAGTTGGCTCAATCACTCCCCTAGGTTCAGTAGAGGAACGTTCTCGACTTGCTTTGTCGAGTTGGGATGGTCTTTCCTGACAAACAACTCTCATTTTTTACATTGTGATATATCTCCccctaaaatgatactccatattTAGGATTATAACATTGATGGATATTCTTAGTAATTTTAtccaaaaacaattaaaaaaaactcaataTTAAGTGGAAAATGAAACCCGACCAACTATAGCCTTTACcctttagttttagttttagttttagttttagtgaTAAATTTAATCGCCAAAAAGTCCAAGTTTGATAATTAATCACGTCAATAGTCTCCATCTCTACCCACCATTATTACCACAATAATACCCTTTTAAAAACAATGTATTCACTATTCAACCGTCCCACACATGACACGTTCTAATTCATATAATTTCACCAAgtcattaattaataattactcATTTCTCCCATTGACTAACCACTCCAAAGAATTGTCCTCAAACATTAGTCTCGTACTGAAAGAAGTAAAATTGGGCATCTATTAAGCAACCCACCACCACATactaaaaaatgtaaataatttaaaaagtaaCAAATACACTAGAAATCAAATCATCATCAAAGAACATTTTTATATTCTCAAACTTGCGTGATTCATTTCCCACTAAATCCACAACTCTCTCTCCACTTTTTTCCTACCATTTTCAATATTCTTCCTACATAATCAAGAGATTTTTCAACGGTGTGtgataaagaaaagaaaagagagttaaaaatcaaagaaaatggGGCCCACATTTTTTGTTCCCATATCATCGTTGACCATGTGTTTCCACAAAATGGACGGTGGTGATTGATTGAGacttccttctttctttttcacaaGGCGAAACCTAGGCCGTCCGATCAAGATGATTCAAGTACTACAGCAGGCGTTTCCATATTTGAAAGGCCGTGATTGTGCTCTCCTTCGTATGTTACGATCAACATTGTCGGGTCATCCAAGGCCCGTTCCACATGCTTTCGGGCCGGACACCCTCTTACGCTACTACATTTGTAATAACCCCTGAAAATTCATCAGGAATTTTCGATGCAATGTGTATTAGGACTATAATCGACGATGTCAAACGAATAACTTCATTATATTGGATACTAGTACTTGTTACAATGAGAGGACTACATATAAGCAATATAATCTTAGTATCATTATATTATAATGAGATCAACTGCATATattcaaaaaatttcattaaCATTGATTTGAGAGAAAAGAATTACCTAGGATGAGGGGAACCTTTAATGGGTTTTTGACCATATTTTCTCCAAGAATAGTCATCTGGTGGAATATCAGCCATTTTCATACTAATCGCCGGAACTCTAACCACTCTCTTCAATCTCGATTTCCTGTCCAAATTAGGAACAACCAACCAAATTaggaattttaattaaattaattagttgaCTTTCAATTTTAGGCAGCTGACCTTTTCTTGGGGCAGTGGCAACGGGACGCGTCGTCCATCGAGCTGCACTTCCTCTTAAACGACGTCGTCGACAGCGGCGGCCGCCCTGTGATCTGAAACCCACACGACATCGACGGCTCTGTGTCTCCTGTCAGAGAGGAGATGTAGGATGTCGTCGGCGACGCGAAGTTTATCGTCGTCGACGCCTCCTTCCTCTCCACCACGCTCTTCGCCTGCGGCAGCCGCTGAATCGGCGTGGGGCAGTAGATTCTTGAACCGGGTCCGGTCTCATCGGTTTTCGGTGTGTGGACCGATGGACCGGCCGGTTCGGTCCGCGATGGAGAGGAGTTCGGGACCGGTCCACGGCGGAAGCGGGCGTGGCCGGTTCTCGGAGTCCGGTCGATCAGGGAGATGAACTTCTTGAATTTGTAGACGGCGGCGTCGGCGACGGTTTGATAATCAGCGGCGGCGTCGAGATTCCGTTGGTGGGAGATTAATTTCATCAGCTGCTCCACGCTTTGGAGacccgccgccgcctcctcctgaGCGGCGTTGGAGTTCAAATGGTGGCCCTGCATCAGCTCCACCGCCATCTTCCACAATCTAGAGTGGAGAGAGATTGGTTAAAAGAAGAGATGCTAAGTCGAGGCACAAGGGTTAAATAGAGCTTGCCACCAA
This window contains:
- the LOC121759627 gene encoding probable WRKY transcription factor 7, whose translation is MAVELMQGHHLNSNAAQEEAAAGLQSVEQLMKLISHQRNLDAAADYQTVADAAVYKFKKFISLIDRTPRTGHARFRRGPVPNSSPSRTEPAGPSVHTPKTDETGPGSRIYCPTPIQRLPQAKSVVERKEASTTINFASPTTSYISSLTGDTEPSMSCGFQITGRPPLSTTSFKRKCSSMDDASRCHCPKKRKSRLKRVVRVPAISMKMADIPPDDYSWRKYGQKPIKGSPHPRGYYKCSSVRGCPARKHVERALDDPTMLIVTYEGEHNHGLSNMETPAVVLESS